A window of Glycine soja cultivar W05 chromosome 2, ASM419377v2, whole genome shotgun sequence genomic DNA:
CAAGATTGAAGATCTTATCTAGggaataattttaatcaaggagGTCCATCTCATCAGCCTCCTATCCAAGAGCTAAGTCGTCAGGAGAAACCCACTAAGCTGGAAGAATTGCTGGTATAGTTCATGCAGAGGACTGAGTCATATCAGAAGATAACCGAGTCACATCAAAAAAGCACTAAAGCAGCAATCAGAAATTTGGAGGTTCAAATGGGCCAATTAGCCCAAAAAATAGCTGAAAGACCTACTAGAACCTTTGGGGCCAACACTGAGAAAAATCCAAAGGAAGAATGCAAGGCAGTTGTCACCAAAAGCCAAAAGCAAGAGGGTAAAGAAACTGATAAAGTGTTGCAACATGCTAGcacagaggaagaagaagatgctgaTGAGGAAGAGAACAATGACAAGGTCTCAGCACCGAAGACCAAGAGTCAACTAGCCTGGGAAGCCAGGAGAGAAATGCCACCAGTTGTGCTAAAGGAGGCACCGTACCCTCTGGTGCCATCAAAGAAGGACAAGGAGCGCTACTTCAAGCGATTCCTTAACATATTCAAAAGGCTAAAGATTATTATCCCTTTTGGAGAGGCCTTACAATAGATGTCATTATACTCAAAGTTTTTAAAGGACTTCCTCACTAAGAAGGGAAAATACATCAATAGTGAAACCATTTTAGGAGGAGGCAATTGTAGTGTGGTGATTCAGAAGTTGCCTCCTAAGTTTAAAGATCCAGGAAGTGTTACCATCCCCTATTCTATTGGGGATGTATCTATAGGTAAGGCTCTTATTAATTTAGGAGAAAGTATCAATCTAATGTCGCTTTCCATGTGCAAGAGAATAGGGAACCTAAAAATTGACCCCATTAGGATGACACTCCAGCTGGCAGACTGCTCCATCACCAGACCATTTGGAGTAGTAGAAGACATTCTAGTCAAGGTCTGCCACTTTACCTTTCCAGTGGACTTCGTGATCATGGACATAgaggaaaatgaagaaattctcCTAATTCTGGGGAGACCATTCATGTTGATCGCCAAATGTGTGGTGGACATGGGGAACAGAAACTTAGAGCTAAGCGTGGATGATCAAAAGGTCACCTTCAACCTGTTTGAAGCAATCAAACATCCTAGCACTAACAAGCCATGCTTCAGGGTGGAGGCAGTTAAGCAAGAGCCTGACCATGCCATGCAACACCTGACTACTCGCTCGCCATTGGAAAAGGCTCTAATAAACGCAGTTGATTGCCTGACCAATGAGGAGGAAAAAGATTTGGAGGCTTGTCTAGAAGACTTGGAGCAGCTCAAAGTGATTCATGTAGGGAAAGATATTGTTGAAGCCCTAAAGGAGGACAACCCTCCAGAAAAGACAAAATTGGAGTTGAAGACCCTACCCACACACCTGAAGTATGCCTTTCTAGA
This region includes:
- the LOC114373491 gene encoding uncharacterized protein LOC114373491, whose translation is MSLYSKFLKDFLTKKGKYINSETILGGGNCSVVIQKLPPKFKDPGSVTIPYSIGDVSIGKALINLGESINLMSLSMCKRIGNLKIDPIRMTLQLADCSITRPFGVVEDILVKVCHFTFPVDFVIMDIEENEEILLILGRPFMLIAKCVVDMGNRNLELSVDDQKVTFNLFEAIKHPSTNKPCFRVEAVKQEPDHAMQHLTTRSPLEKALINAVDCLTNEEEKDLEACLEDLEQLKVIHVGKDIVEALKEDNPPEKTKLELKTLPTHLKYAFLEGNDLMPVVISNNLSAKEEARLMEVLKKHKEAIGWHISDLK